Genomic DNA from Oryza sativa Japonica Group chromosome 5, ASM3414082v1:
ACCTCACTATCCCACTGACCTGTTGAATTTTAAGGTCATGACTCGTGCATAGTTCGAATTTGTTGGAAAATTGTGTACTTTTAGGTCATgcattgttagattttttttggaaatgtgTCGTGCTTGTCGCTCATAAATTCATGATGTCTGGTTAGGACTTGTGATTATGTGTTCTATTATAGAAGGCATAGAACTAAAGACGAATGGCACGCAAATGCTCACTTAGCATGCTATGTTTCTGGCTTAATGTCATTGTTCTATTATATTGGCAGTTGGCACACAGGAGCTTGTATTAACTCATTTTACCCGGTAGTGTACAGACAGGATATGCGTTAAGCGCAGCTAATGGTCTTCTCCAAGCTGTAGACGGTTCCCTACCAAAGCAAAAGAAGGCACAGGCTGTTTCAGAGTTCAAGCGTTCTGTTGTTGCACATAAGCGGCGTGCTAGGGTTCAACAAGATCCAGGTATGTGACAGGCTCCTGTCAAGTGTGTTGTATGATGTGCATTTACACTATCATGCTTACTGATCTGTTAGGATGGTAAACAACGATTTAGAAACTGGTAAATGTTGTCTGTGCTTTCAACCTTCATCATTTTTCAATTGCTAGGATAGATTTCGGCAGTTTTTAAACTAATTTACCTACTGAAGCTGCAGTGTCCTGTCAAGATTTAAAAGAACAAATGTACAAATATTTACTAACTAATGGCAGTCATCGTGATGCGTTGTTTTGTGCCCATTTTGCAGGTGTACCACATATACCATACGATGTGCTTGTTCATATTTTCAGTTTTCTTGACATGCGCTCCTTGGTAGCTGCTGGTCTTGTCTGCTggtatttcttttttctcttgtcCGTGTAATTCATTAAGCATTACTTTATTGTTGACAACTATCTATCTTTCTTAGAAGGCCTTGGAATTCTGCTGCAAATGACAACCACCTGTGGGAAATGAATTACTCCCTTTTCTTCGGCATCTGCCATATAAACTGCAATAGCACACCTACAGCTGGTAATGTACAGAACACTGATTATCATGTACAGAATAGCATTTATCAAGTATCTCCGGATCCTGGTTTTAACTGGAAAGAGGCTTTCCACAAAAAGTATGCAGGTAAGGCTATTCTATTGTAGATAAATTTGATAAACTACATTAACTTATTCCCAAAGGCTAAAATATCATTCATTACAGAACAAGAAACATGGAGTTCCGCATCAAATAGAGCATTATGTGGATATTGCCGATCTGTCATTTGGTTGTGCGACTTGACGTGTGCTACTCCACACTATTGCCTTAATAATGGAAAAGATGGAGTAAAACTAGGACCTCTATTACCTCATACAGTAAGTActtttatttattgttaataGTAGTGTTTTATGATAGTTTTGAACCCAACAGATAGATAATGAAGTCTAAAATTCACTGCTCATTTCATTGCAGCAACAATTTTTAAATGTTAAAATTTAATGTTTTTTCCCTTCTTCACTACAATGTGCTGACAGCATTGTTTTATACTTTCCTGAACAAGGTTGCTGACTACATATTGGACATCGCTGATCTAGCAGCTTCATCGACAGAAAGTGATGATACAGATAGCGATTCTGAAAATTATCCCCAGGCACGCTTTTGGTCGTTGTCATAGTAAAAGGAAAACAATGTATACATCGACTTGAGATGTGGATTGTGAACTTGTTATAACTCTTTAATTTCTGGTAGTTTTCTGAGTGTGGTATGTGCATCGTTGGTAGCGACTGAATGAAACGGCACACCGAGTTAAAACTTAGAAGTATAAGCTAATAGAAAAGCTCTATCATTATAAGGTATACCCACCGTACAAAATGGAAGCCAAATAACTGTATGACGCACCACGCACCCTATAGAGCCTTAAGACTATTGTTTTTGAAGAATGGATGCTCACtatagtacttaaaaaaactcAGGTAGCATAACCCATCCATAAGAATCGTgcatttggacattatggagGCCAAAGCAAAACAACTCCTACTCAACGGTCAAACCTCTGGATTAGCCTACATCAAACAACCACTTTACCATAGGTCCCAAGCCTTTCAAATGGAATACCATAAAGATAAGTCACATATTGATAGCACTTAGTACCAACAGCTTCCAGGGGCGGAAGTTGAGTTAAACATGAGTTTGAAAACAGGATATAGATAGAGCATGCTGGCATAATTCGAATTCATTGAAGTTCAGCACATCGCAACTACTAGCCACACCAAAATGTAGGTATTTACTATCAGTAAAGGCATGGAATCGTAGCCATCCTTTAAAACCGACAATTAGTGATCAGGCTGGATGATAAATTAGCATAGTACCTTCTACGGCTCATCCTACAATTTCTAATGCTTCTTGTTTTTCAACGGACCCTTGGGGATCTTAGAGAGGCATTTCTCATCGAAAATAGCATAGTACTTCTTCAGTTCGATCATGGCCTTCTCTCCAAAAGCATCGATTTGGTCCTCATACTTCTCATACAGAACAGGCACGGTGTACAGTACCATAAAGACTGCAAGAAAGAAAACTGTAGTTGGTAACAGTGCTAAATGTGGTAACTTGTACAGTTGTTGTACCAAAATAATTACCTATGTAGAACAAGGTCAGGAAATTGCAGCAGCTCCCAAGAACAGAGAGAACCCAGAGACCCACGACAACCTTAATAAAGAGGACCAGCATAAGCAAATTGAGCATGTCGAAGAGATACCATTAAACAATGAAGGCTTAAAAAAGGTAATCATGTTGCCAATCTGACATACAATCAGAAATTTCTTCAGGTCATGCCCTTGACCAATCTCCCTCAAGGTAGCAAAGCCCCTATTGATCTCAAATCTCAGTGAGCGAGCAACATTAACAGCCAGGTCCTCTGGGATCTTCACTTCAGGAATGTTAGGAGGGGACCTAAAAAAATTGCAAGACAGAAATTACAGccacaaactaaacatattcACCATTTATGCATTCCACAAACTCAACATATTACAGCCACAAGCTTAGAACGTGTAACATTCCAGGCATTGTGACCATCGACTACAGATCCACAAAGTAACAGGGCGATAAAAGTAAGTCCCAAGGAGCATTATCACAATTACACAACATCCATCTACAGGCCAATAAAAAACTACTAATACATTATAAGTTAACATGCCGATAAAAGGATGTCCTAAGAAGCGTTATCACAATTACACAACATTCATCTACAGGCCAATAAAAAACTACATGAAGTTAACATGATAAGGTATCACAATTACACAACATTAATCTATAGGCCAATAAAAAGCTAGATCAAGTTAACATGCCACTGACAATTTAAGTTTGATATGTTGTGAATAACAGTTGAAGTTACAGGAAGCTCACTTGTTGATGAAAGTTGAGGCATTGGACCAGAGGAAGAGCATGGCCAGGGTGAGGATGATACAGTGGCACAACAGGGTGAGGAGATGATAATCCATGACTTCAAACAGCAGCCAGATGGCCGTGGCGCCAGCGAGTACCCCAACGGAGATTTTCTTGTTCCTCCATAGAAAGAGATCAGCAGCTGCAACCACAAACATAAGCACATCAGAGGAGAGCAAATCCCCATATAAACAATAAGATACCCAGCTACACTACCAAACAAAGAATCTCAGGGTTTAAGCATAAAGGAATATAGCGCATCAACATCACCGCTCAGTTACTATTCTATTGCATTTAAATCCCAACCTAGATGCGAAATCTACACGAACAAATACTAATCTGATCACAACCTACTCACATTGTGGCGAAAACGCAGCATAAATTTGACTTCAGAAATCACGGATCGCGACGTTCTCCACACGCTCGTAGTTCCGGGAGAAAGTACAACAAACGAGCCCCACTCAGAAAAAGCGGAGCGAAAACCCCGATGCGGTCGGATCTACACGCTCGCAAGAACACAGACGCCTACAAGCGAAAAAGAGCTTTAAGCTTTGGGTCTtacgcttgccgccgccgaggacggAGTGGACGGGCTTCTCGCGGCCGAAGAGGCGGTAGATCTTGGCCTTCAAGTCGGCCGTCCTCTCCCCGTCGgagtccgacgacgacgacgacgagccccCGCGGCCGTGGAGCTTGTCGGAGATCTTGTCCATCACCGACTCCACCAACGACTCCTCCTCCTTGTGCTCCGCCATGGCTAGCTgctggctctctctctccccctcttcttctccctcctcgctcgaACAGTCGaactcttctttcttttttttttcgcacgaactctttttgcctttttgcttttctttttcctccttttctccGTAGTCGTGGCGTTGGGTTTTATGCGCGGAGTGAGGCGATCCTGGCCGTTGGATCGGGCACGATCAACCGCGTGATTAAGTCCTGCGTTAACCCGGCGAAGTAATTGGCGCGGTTAAGCGTGGTAATAACTCCTCGAGACGACGGGTAATTAGCGCTAATCGGCTTGCACGCGCAGggagggcccacctgtcagcgatcGTGTGGGACCTCTGTTGGGGTTTAGCACGGGGAAGTAATGAAGGGGGTGGAGATCACGAGGAGGTTACTGGCACCGTGACGAGTGACGACGCGTGGCGTGCCTGCGCTTTCGCCGGCATCCGTCCGTGGGGAGGGGTCGTGGGCGCGTCCGCGCGTGTTCCTTCCAACAACTCCAAAGAGTCCAAGGGGAAGGGAGCTAGTGGGCGAGTTAGAAGCTTCTAGACGAAGGTGCGGAGTTTGAAAAGGAGGAGGATTTTGTGGTGTGGGCCTGGCTGGCTGATTCTTGCGGGCCAAGTCCAGGTTAGGCTCAAGTGCTCTCGTAGGCTCGTAGCCCAGTGTCTCTTCGGAAGGCATCGCAAAGGCAAAGGGACAAAGTGTACCATCAGTTGTGTGGGCGACACTGTTACGTAGTCCCTCCGTTTTATACATTATACGGAAGATGTTTTAGTCTCTCTATGTTTCATCTAAACtcactaagagcaggtacaatagcaggctataagccagctataaacatattttaaagagataaaggaagagagagaaaagcagcgggctacagatctgtaactagctgcagcacggactccatgacgtaatgtgtgtatgacaggtgggaccaagtattaatagtatagtaagtaactattgtatgaattggctatagaagatttggagctagcagtgggctgcactattgaccttgctctaacATTTatccaaaatatcttataatgtAAAACAAATAAAGTACgatttagcttttttttaagtataatgGTGTATATAGCCGGCCTAGATCTTATTATACTCTTTTGTGTCATCTAATTGCGACGATAAACACTTAAAACCCTTTTGTGTTACATGCAAATACGTAATAGCATATGCTATTACTCCAGGCTGGCATGGCCGATCACTAGTCTATCATGTCATATTTACAAACGAGGCAAAGATACCGATAAATAAATATGTGCCTATCGACAACTGAATATCGAAGTCGTTGTAGTGTAGTGGTGAGTATTCCCGCCTGTCACGCGGGTGACCCGGGTTCGATCCCCGGCAAcggggaattttttttttccccaattATCATGTGCTATGCTATATTGATCTTCTCATCAACGCGTGGATTGGAATGCGATCCCTCTCTAAAAGCCATGGTATATCCTCATGCAGTCAACTAGTGGAGGAGGCCGAGATATATATTAGGAAAAATCTTATTTTGCTTCCCTTTACAATAGCCCAAATCTGGTTTCCATTTCTTAACCGCAAATCAAATATGAAATCTCCCACAACTGTTAAGACTGGACCAatttaagtatttaactctCGTCAATTTGAAAAGCGGTTTCATCCCATGTGTCGCCTGATTTCCATTTCTTAAGACTAGACCAATTTACCACTATCGTTAATTTGAAAGCCGTTTCATCCTACGTGTCAGTTATATGATACATTGACCTTATCTTTATCCTATACGGCTACGTGGTGTTTATGTGACactataaagaaaaaaaaaacactaatgTGACACACATGTCAATGGCAGtccgattgaaaaaaaaatcaaataaaaacaaaaaatatggcCCCACATGATCCACTAGTGGCAGGAGAGATattgaggaaggggaggaagaaataGAGTCCCGGCCATGTAGGTtccactgttttttttttctaatagaaatactatgtactccctccgtttcaaaaagaaaatctagCACATCCTATACTACGAGTATCATCTAGATGCCACATCAAATGAAATCGTTGTCCCCTGTCCAAACTACCCCAAGAGAGGGAAAACGAACCGGTTGTTAAATGAATAAACCTCCGCATTCGATTGTATGGATAAACGATGAAAGTTGGAGTGGGGGAGATCAAACGGACGTTTTGCACGATATTACGACATTTCCAGGTTTCTAAGCTCTAAAAAGGCCCAATCGATCATGTGACCTTCGTACATAGCCTACTAGGAACTAACTACTCGATCCCGACCCAGCTAACAAAGTCTGTTtccctccctcatctcttctcCCGATTGAATCGcatccctcaaccgtaaaactaGGTATAACGCCTCCTACTAGGGTTTCCCAAACTGCCGGGGCTagggttaccgcgccccggcggtaagcacggttaccgcgcggtaaccgtacgaaaccgtgcaaaatttatcaaaaattcaaattattttttaaatttatttgaatttaagaagGTTACCGCGGTTtttctattaccgtacccccgcgatAAGGCCGGTAACAgtggtaaccgcgcggttaccgacgGTAAGTCGAACCCTACCTCCCACATTTtcaaaaaccggtgcaaatcgaCTTCTTTGATGTTAGGAAACgtttttcgctgacgtggcaggtTGACTCGCTGAGTCAGTAGATGGGAGGCTCTCGGCGCGTGCAAGGGAAGAGGGGAGCATGGTGAGGGTGCGCCAGCCATCCATGTCAATGCGCCAAGCTCGATCTTGACCACTGTCGCGCTGCTTGCAACGGGCTCATCGAGCTCTACCTCACGCGCGATGAGCTCGCCTCCATGGGCACTCCTCGACAAGTTCCCAGTCGACTAGGACATCGTTTCCTACGTGGCCATGGTGACCGCCCACGCAAAGCACGGGTTCTTCAACAAGGTTGTGCTGCTGTTCTTGGCTTCGCCATGGTGGATGATTGCAACGTGTCCATTGCTGCTCTTGGTGTGCAAGTAGATCAAGGACCTGCGGTGGGCCAATCGTCCTCAGATCTCTAGGCGGAGAGCGATCTCGCTAGCCGTTAGGTCCTACCCACCACTACCTAGCGAGTCGACATGAGGGTTGGCGAGGAGAGGGGTGTTGGCCGACACATGCTGGGGGCTCATGGCATTGTCAAGGCTACCTACCCCGCTATCGTCCCCTGCGCTGAAACGTTGGCCCTCATGAGACGAGGCTCCGTCGCCAGCCCTAGGAGGGTTCACTTGTGacatcaccccccccccccaacaatGATCTCCAGTCCAATGCCTAGAAGGTTGACCTCCTTGCACCCTTCTCCTCTCTCCACGACATGCTCTGCTACCGTGAAGATTGTCGTCCTCTTCGGCTCCCATACCGCCGACAACACCCACTACTCCTTCTTCCCTG
This window encodes:
- the LOC9266102 gene encoding F-box protein At5g52880 yields the protein MPVRRRQPRRRETGAAERYREMGISAALSRPWDYPTACGEIAALLRIGYGDLPKAAQALVAGDVLLAFRLLPDVQTGYALSAANGLLQAVDGSLPKQKKAQAVSEFKRSVVAHKRRARVQQDPGVPHIPYDVLVHIFSFLDMRSLVAAGLVCWPWNSAANDNHLWEMNYSLFFGICHINCNSTPTAGNVQNTDYHVQNSIYQVSPDPGFNWKEAFHKKYAEQETWSSASNRALCGYCRSVIWLCDLTCATPHYCLNNGKDGVKLGPLLPHTVADYILDIADLAASSTESDDTDSDSENYPQARFWSLS
- the LOC4339382 gene encoding reticulon-like protein B1; the encoded protein is MAEHKEEESLVESVMDKISDKLHGRGGSSSSSSDSDGERTADLKAKIYRLFGREKPVHSVLGGGKPADLFLWRNKKISVGVLAGATAIWLLFEVMDYHLLTLLCHCIILTLAMLFLWSNASTFINKSPPNIPEVKIPEDLAVNVARSLRFEINRGFATLREIGQGHDLKKFLIVVVGLWVLSVLGSCCNFLTLFYIVFMVLYTVPVLYEKYEDQIDAFGEKAMIELKKYYAIFDEKCLSKIPKGPLKNKKH